One genomic region from Pseudochaenichthys georgianus chromosome 15, fPseGeo1.2, whole genome shotgun sequence encodes:
- the LOC139435273 gene encoding E3 SUMO-protein ligase ZBED1-like has protein sequence MPAEKQHKITGRLCHYIVKSLRPFSIVEDTYFRAFLSELNTSYKVPSRGEVSERFLPKMYEAALLNLKTELQEVEYAALTGDGWTSRVADHYLTLTVHYMKGWEMKVRVLQTLKAEVSQTGDNIAAEIGQCLEDFSLKGKVEVMTTDNAKAMVNATTSAGIPLSLGCFAHTLNLSTQKAMNVPTVGTMLAVIRPPIIFFRNSYVGKIVLKEKQKALDRPSHNLILDCKTRWNSSYMMVERFVEQYPAIVAASFDERLKKKDSFKKLQRCTEKDIERMEHFLEVMKLPYMITVAMSSEKRPTLGQVLPMIDKLEVHLAVKEEDEKFIKDIKSAIRNDLSTRYQDNARREFLQEATALDPRFKGSPVVTVDVWDRITNKIEVAQAQVQVKKEAEEGGAMPQLPLQVKQDGLRDTDTPPPAKKAKLTAMEEIFQDEDDVMVNHVEPPLPVQLRIQHEILKFKCMPKLKSTDDIIAFWGGKSDELPLLSKLARKYLIVPGTSVPSERVFSTAGDIVSAERATLHPDNVNMLLFLNKNT, from the coding sequence ATGCCTGCAGAGAAACAGCATAAGATAACCGGCAGATTGTGTCATTACATTGTAAAATCACTGCGCCCATTCTCCATCGTGGAAGACACATACTTTCGGGCATTCCTAAGCGAGCTGAACACATCCTACAAAGTCCCAAGTCGTGGAGAAGTATCAGAGAGGTTCCTCCCCAAGATGTACGAAGCAGCCCTTCTCAATCTCAAGACTGAGCTGCAAGAGGTGGAGTACGCGGCCTTGACTGGAGATGGTTGGACATCTAGGGTGGCTGACCATTACTTAACACTGACTGTCCACTACATGAAAGGCTGGGAGATGAAAGTAAGAGTCCTACAAACATTGAAGGCAGAAGTTTCCCAGACAGGGGACAACATCGCGGCCGAGATTGGACAGTGTTTGGAAGACTTCAGCCTCAAGGGCAAAGTAGAGGTAATGACCACTGACAATGCAAAAGCCATGGTCAATGCTACTACCAGTGCAGGGATTCCACTGTCTCTAGGATGTTTTGCCCACACTCTGAATCTTTCCACACAGAAGGCCATGAATGTGCCAACTGTAGGCACAATGCTTGCTGTCATCAGACCTCCCATCATATTTTTCCGCAACTCATATGTTGGCAAGATTGTGCTAAAGGAGAAACAGAAAGCGCTGGACAGACCATCTCACAACCTAATCTTGGATTGCAAAACCCGCTGGAACAGCTCTTACATGATGGTCGAGAGATTTGTGGAACAGTACCCAGCAATAGTGGCTGCATCATTCGATGAGAGACTTAAGAAGAAAGACAGCTTTAAGAAGCTGCAACGATGCACAGAAAAGGACATTGAGAGGATGGAACACTTCCTGGAGGTGATGAAGCTCCCTTACATGATAACTGTGGCCATGTCATCTGAGAAACGCCCAACATTAGGACAGGTGCTCCCCATGATTGACAAACTAGAAGTCCATCTGGCTGTAAAAGAAGAAGATGAGAAGTTCATCAAAGACATCAAATCAGCAATCAGGAATGATCTATCTACCCGGTACCAGGATAATGCAAGGAGAGAATTCCTTCAAGAGGCTACCGCCCTAGACCCCAGGTTCAAGGGTTCCCCTGTTGTGACTGTGGATGTGTGGGATCGGATAACAAACAAAATCGAAGTTGCCCAGGCCCAAGTACAGGTGAAGAAGGAAGCTGAGGAGGGGGGTGCTATGCCACAGTTGCCACTACAGGTCAAACAGGATGGTCTTCGTGACACTGACACACCTCCTCCTGCTAAGAAGGCAAAGCTAACAGCCATGGAGGAAATATTCCAAGATGAAGACGATGTCATGGTGAACCACGTTGAGCCACCCCTGCCTGTCCAACTACGTATTCAACATGAGATCCTGAAGTTCAAATGCATGCCAAAGCTGAAATCAACAGATGATATTATTGCTTTCTGGGGGGGGAAATCTGATGAGCTACCATTGCTCAGTAAATTGGCAAGGAAGTACCTGATTGTTCCTGGTACGAGTGTACCAAGCGAGCGTGTCTTTAGCACTGCTGGTGATATAGTGTCTGCCGAAAGAGCAACACTTCACCCAGACAATGTCAATATGCTGTTGTTCTTGAACAAGAACACATAG